One window from the genome of Sardina pilchardus chromosome 12, fSarPil1.1, whole genome shotgun sequence encodes:
- the slc2a12 gene encoding solute carrier family 2, facilitated glucose transporter member 12 codes for MDGRKEAETLTSNDSKPSNSTGSSLQQSTTGCGVVLVLSALVASVSGLLLGYEMGLISGALLQLREALSLSCQSQEVVVSSLLLGALVFSLAGGAVLDRWGRRFAIMLTAAMAVGGTLLTVCVSSLAALVAGRVVVGMAVALSGTASCLYIAEVAPQAWRGRLVCLYELMVVLGVLLGFGLSYAFAAVPDGWRYTFAAVIPPALAQAAAMYFLPRSPRFLLARGKEDEARTVLERLRGASTLSPMATETSVMAASAPSAGLLPGGAGSPSPPLTVVEEELRSIRAALCREMQHSFLDLFRSHDNMRQRLLVGAGLVFLQQATGQPNLLSYASTVLHHVGFQSGQAATLASTGLGVVKVAGTLPAVLLVDRVGPKAFLCVGAVVMTLSLAALGAATMQSHTQVHSLCQSTPPSPLPPGPNHSHWARGEGEGEALGLYQNALNLSELSRSYSPAWRTNSSGGQAGNWSLAEDSGRRSPGDVGVSSSLKWISLVSLLVYVAGFSFSLGPMVYVVLSEIFPTGIRGKAVSVVSAFNWATNLIISMTFLTITEKIGLPNVIFCYAVMSFILLVFVILFIPETKGRSLEQISKELAMKNNLRDRLCPWRSSKTDTSRPQEVKTLTSV; via the exons ATGGATGGCAGAAAGGAGGCCGAGACCTTGACCTCAAATGACTCCAAACCCTCAAACTCCACAGGCAGCTCTCTCCAGCAGAGCACCACAG gTTGTGGCGTGGTGCTGGTCCTCTCGGCCCTGGTGGCCTCGGTCAGCGGTCTGCTGCTGGGCTACGAGATGGGCCTGATCTCGGGGGCCCTGCTGCAGCTGCGCGAGGCCCTGTCGCTGTCCTGCCAGAGCCAGGAGGTGGTGGTCAGCTCGCTGCTGCTGGGCGCGCTGGTGTTCTCGCTGGCCGGCGGCGCCGTGCTCGACCGCTGGGGACGCCGCTTCGCCATCATGCTCACCGCCGCCATGGCCGTGGGCGGCACGCTGCTGACCGTGTGCGTGAGCTCGCTGGCCGCCCTGGTGGCCGGACgggtggtggtgggcatggCCGTGGCACTGTCGGGGACGGCGTCCTGCCTCTACATCGCAGAG gtggctcCGCAGGCATGGCGCGGGCGTCTGGTGTGCCTGTACGAGCTGATGGTGGTGCTGGGCGTGCTGCTGGGCTTCGGCCTGAGCTACGCCTTCGCGGCCGTGCCCGACGGCTGGCGCTACACCTTCGCCGCCGTCATCCCCCCGGCGCTGGCCCAGGCCGCCGCCATGTACTTCCTGCCGCGCAGTCCCCGCTTCCTGCTGGCCAGGGGCAAGGAGGACGAAGCCCGCACCGTCTTGGAGCGCCTGAGGGGGGCGTCGACGTTGTCGCCAATGGCAACAGAAACATCGGTGATGGCGGCATCGGCGCCGTCGGCCGGGTTGTTGCCGGGCGGCGCGGGCTCGCCGTCGCCGCCGCTGACCGTCGTGGAGGAGGAGCTGCGGAGCATCCGGGCGGCCCTGTGCCGGGAGATGCAGCACAGCTTCCTGGACCTCTTCCGCTCGCACGACAACATGCGCCAGCGGCTgctggtgggcgccggcctgGTCTTCCTGCAGCAGGCCACCGGGCAGCCCAACCTGCTGTCCTACGCCTCCACCGTGCTGCACCACGTGGGCTTCCAGAGCGGCCAGGCCGCCACGCTGGCCTCCACCGGCCTGGGGGTGGTGAAGGTGGCCGGCACGCTGCCCGCCGTGCTGCTGGTGGACCGCGTCGGGCCCAAGGCCTTCCTGTGCGTGGGCGCCGTGGTCATGACGCTCTCGCTGGCCGCGCTCGGCGCCGCCACCATGCAGAGCCACACGCAGGTGCACAGCCTGTGCCAGAGCACGCCGCCGAGCCCGCTGCCGCCCGGGCCCAACCATTCCCACTGGGCgcggggggagggagagggggaggcccTGGGACTGTACCAAAACGCCCTGAACCTCAGCGAACTCAGCAGGAGCTACAGCCCCGCTTGGAGGACCAACAGCAGCGGCGGACAGGCTGGAAACTGGAGCCTCGCCGAGGATTCTGGGAGACGGAGTCCTGGAGACGTGGGCGTGTCCTCGTCTCTGAAGTGGATCTCATTGGTCAGCCTACTGGTGTACGTGGCAGGCTTCTCCTTCAGCCTTGGACCAA TGGTATACGTGGTACTCAGTGAGATTTTTCCGACGGGGATCCGAGGGAAGGCTGTTTCCGTGGTGTCCGCCTTTAACTGGGCAACAAACCTCATTATATCCATGACCTTCCTCACCATCACAG AGAAGATTGGCCTGCCCAATGTGATATTCTGCTATGCAGTGATGAGCTTCATCCTCCTCGTCTTCGTCATCCTCTTCATCCCAGAGACCAAGGGCAGGTCGCTTGAGCAGATCTCCAAGGAGCTCGCCATGAA AAACAACCTCCGGGACAGGCTGTGCCCATGGCGGAGTTCAAAGACAGACACCTCACGGCCTCAGGAAGTGAAAACGCTGACCTCAGTATGA